The DNA region TCTTTTTCCACAGCAGGGGCGACAGGTTGAAACCGACCAGATAGTCGAGCGCACGTCGGGTCTGCTGGGCATCGACCAGCGACTGCGAGACTTCGCGCGGGTTTTCGATGGCTTCCAGTACGGCGTTGCGGGTGATTTCATGGAAGACCACCCGTTTGGCGGTCTTCGACTTGAGCAACTTCTTGCTGTCCAGGATCTGCACCAGATGCCAGGAGATGGCTTCGCCTTCGCGGTCCGGGTCAGTGGCCAGATAAATGTTGTCCGCCTCGGCGACCGCCTTGACGATGGCATCGACGTGCTTGGTGTTTTTCGGGATCAGCTGGTACTTCATGGCGAAGTTTTTGGCCGGATCCACGGCGCCGTTTTTCGGCACCAGGTCACGCACGTGACCGTAGGAAGCCAGGACTTCGAAGTCCGGGCCCAGGTATTTTTTCAGTGTTTTCGCCTTGGAGGGCGATTCGACGATCAAGAGGCTCGAAGGCATGTTCGTATTCTTCAGTTAGCCGGCCGCAGGGTCCGGTGGCGTTGTCAGCCCGGGATACTCAATATCGGTTTGTCCAAAACAAAACAAGAGCGCTGCTTGCGCTCTTGGATGCGGCGACGGGTGTCTGCACGGAAGCCGGCGATGGTATGCCGGCCTTGTGCGCCTGACAAGTCATTGCATGGTTGGTTCGCCATGTACCGCATCCAGCAGCTCTTCGCCCAGCAAAATGGGCAGTTCGGCCTTTTGCACCCACAACACCATCAGTGAGACCAGTTTGGCAGAAGGCACCGTAATCTCGTCGTCGGTCAGTGCCAGCAGGCGGTCGATGACCATTTCCCGCTGCGCGCCGCTCAATGCGCCGTGATCCTCAAGGAACTGTAGCAGGCCGCGCACTTCGACGGACAGTCGTTTTTGTTCGATGTCGCTGTAAATGCGCATGCCGCTGGCCTGATCCGCGCCGGCGAACGCCCCTTCCGAGATGCGACACAGGCTGTCGATCCAGTCCAGTGCGTCCTGGATTTCGTCGTTGTCGAAACCGGCGGCTTCCAGTTGGTGTGCCAGCAGGTTGCGATCATCGAAGGCGTCCGGGTCGCGGTATTGTTCAAACAGATAGGCGAGAACATCAAACATGGTGCAACTTTACTTTTATAGATGCGATTCGACCGGCGGGGGGTCGATACG from Paludibacterium sp. B53371 includes:
- a CDS encoding DUF494 family protein encodes the protein MFDVLAYLFEQYRDPDAFDDRNLLAHQLEAAGFDNDEIQDALDWIDSLCRISEGAFAGADQASGMRIYSDIEQKRLSVEVRGLLQFLEDHGALSGAQREMVIDRLLALTDDEITVPSAKLVSLMVLWVQKAELPILLGEELLDAVHGEPTMQ